The Oryza brachyantha chromosome 7, ObraRS2, whole genome shotgun sequence genomic interval TATGTCAAAGCTACTACTAATTAGCGGTAACTGTTCATCAGTTGTTTTTTCGATTCAACTCATCTGGTGAATTCTAGAATGCAGTAAGCTAGCTACCACACTAACCATGCATCGTATAGACGACCTGTTCGTTGCTAATTTATTGGCTCGCAACACCTGCGTACTCGTAGTCGtattgcagctagctagcttccaAGCCATGATCTGGACACCGTTTGGATTTAAGCTAAAATATTAGTCGAGATCATTATAGTTTACTACTTAATTAGTTAGTCGCAAGAAGGCAAGATCGAGAGGGAGATCtgttaagaataaaatatgaagGAGCGTACACAATTAATGCTGCCGCCTTTTCACTGTCGATGGAATTGAGCACGTCGTGGGTCGGTGGATTTGACCTGGTCGCTCCCTGAATTGGATGATGATTCATcgttgacggcgacggcgccatgGATTCGATCGAGCGAAGAAAGAAGGAAATGACACGCATTTGGGCCAGGCCCATCCTTTCGATCTCTTTGTACCCTGTACTGGGCTTTCACCATGGGCCTCGAGCTGTACTGAAGAAGCCCACATGTCGGAAGCCCATATATTATGTGGGCTGTTGGCCCAGTTTAGCCCATGCGAAAAGCGAAGCGGTCTCCACGACTCCACCTCCACgcgaaaaacaaaataaaaaaggaaaaaaaaagagagaggagagagaaaaagctTTGCGTTTCTCTCTCTTGGCCCAGCCATGTCGCCCCCgccccggcggccgcggccggcgccgccggcgagcctgCGCAGCTTCCTGGATGCGCACTTCGCCTCCCCCGAGGACctcgcctccgcgccggcgctcgccgagCTTCTGCGCCGCGAGTGCGTGGGGCTCGAGGCCTCCCTCGGCCGCCTCGAGGCGCAGCTCGCGTCCGCATCCGCCTCCTGGCTCGCGCGCTCCGCCGGGGctcgctcctccctccgccgtaTCCGCTCCCGAGGTTGGCTCCCCGAAGAACCCTACTAGTGTAGCATTCTGGATTTGTAGGGACGCATCCCTGTTACACTATTATTGCTCCGGCGTTGTCAATTCCGCGCGGGGTTTCAACGGATTTTATCGCTGGTAGGCATGGGAATCGAAGCGGAGGATGGTGGCGAGGAGGCACTGGGGAGCGCGgagctgccggcgctcgtGCAGGAGATCCATCGCATCGACGCCATTCGACACTACGCCGGTGAGCgttccttcctctctccctgcTTTCCTAAATGGAAAGTTCGGAACTTCGGATATTGGATAATGGGGCGCTCAAATGTTGGAAAAATGGTCCGTTCGGGAAATGCTCGTAGAAATTTAGTAGTTTTACCTATCAAATTAGTTCTGAGTTGGGTCGTTGGCAAGTTATTGGTTTTTGGTAACTTGCAAGTCCCGATCttggactaaaaataagtccctgtttcccaaacaccacctaacttttgcaaattaatttggtagGGTAAATGGTGTTACCTATCCAGTTAGTCTGTTATGCTTGAGCATTGAGTGATTTACCGATGCAATATTGAGCTCTCAATATTGTTTCTTCATACCAACCTGAAATAATTGCACTACTACTAGTTGAAAGTTGATACTAGGTTCAATAACCTGGCAATACAGTTCACATACCCAGCCATCCACCACTCGAGTTCCATTACTGTAGCTTGATGATGCCAAccgaagtgaaaaaaaaaaagtttctgtCAATGGAGAATATGTGTCAACAAAATACCTAGGATTGAcatcattatttttcttaataattGTATTAGTAGAGAGCAATATCGACCGTGGCAGTTTATAGCTTTAAACTGATTAACTTCAAGTATGTAAGCTCCGTGAAAACATCCCATTCTTTGCTGCAAGAAAGTGTTTGTTTGCTGCtgcaaattatattatatctaCTGCATCATATCCTGTATGATGTAGGAACTTGTAGTAACTTCTGTAACTTTGCTATGCTGACATTCCAGAAGCTGCTCTACAGTTGGAAGCTTTTGTTGGTAATCTAGAAGATGCAACATTTTCCATCGTTAGACAGGCCTCAAAGTTGAACCTGTCCTCAATATTTAGGCCAGCATCTAATGTGAGAACCTTATATTTCCTTGACTTCCTTAATTGTTATTTTAGGTGTAGCCtaaaattattagttatactgGTGTGACGTCTGTTAGCGATATGTTTGTTTGATGcgttgattgttttttttttccttcccaaATGTAGGAAATGGAATGGAAGCAAGAAAAGTTGCTCCAGGCTGTTGCTGCCATGAGGGATATTGAACAAGAGTTGCTACGGATTAGCACAATTAGGCCACAGTGGACCAATCTTATCATGGCTGTTGATTCTAGAGTGGACAGAACCCTAGTCATTTTGAGGCCTAAAGCACTAACTGATTACCGAGCTCTACTTGCATCGCTTGGCTGGCCACCTTCCTTGTCTTCACCAGATGCAGAGAAGGATAAGTACTCTCAAATTCCAAATCCCCTTGTCTTAATGAATGAGGCAAATAAAGAGAAGTATTCGCAAAGCTTTCTAGCACTGTGTGCTCTGCAACATGCGCAAGCCAACCGTGAAGCACGTCAATACCGAACAACAGGAGCAACTCCTAGCCTGTCAGATTCAAAATACTCTGATAAAACCGCACACTTTGATAATGGACTTTGGGCAATTGATGAGTTGGTTCAACCTATTGCCTCCAGGTTGGAATATCATTTTGCTAAATGGTCTGAACAACCAGAGTTCATTTTTGCCCTTGTTTATAAAATAGCAAGAGATTTTATGAGTGGTGTGGATGATATATTGCAGCCTTTGATTGATCAAGCGAGACTTGTGGGCTTAAGTGCAAAAGAATCTTGGGTAACTGGAATGGTGAAAATGCTTTTAGGATACCTTGAAAGGCAAATTTTCCCAGTCCTTGTCACCTCTTATCAGACTACTGATGACAAACTTGAAGTGCATTCCTCATGGATGCACTTGAATGACCTGATGATAACTTTTGATAAAAGAATGCAGTTGCTTGCAGATTCAGGGATTCAGAAGATATCATCAATTTCTGAAGGCCTGTCCAGGTCCTTGTCTGTCTTTTCCATATATAGTGACCATTCTGACTGGCTTCACATGTGGGCTGGTGTAGAGCTTAATTCTGCACAACATAAGCTCAAATCTGAGATGGAGGATGAAACAAATTGGTCATACAGTATTAAAGAGCTTGGTCACCAAGATATCACTAGTAATTTTCTTCTGTCTACAAGAGAAGATTACAAAGCACCACCAGTCTCTGAATTTGTGGTCAAAACTGCATCTGCCATGATTGAAAGAGGCCATGCTCTGCCAAATAGGATTTTAAGAATTCAGTATCACAGATCCTCTTCAGTCCAGTTCCTGAAtggtttctttcttctcttacGTGAACGATGTGAAGCCTTACAACTGACAAATACAGCGTTAGAAGATGGTTCTTTACAGAAAGCTTCTTTTGCAATCAATGCTGCTCGATATTGTGAATATGTTCTTCGGGAATGGGATGACGAAATTGTTTTCCTGGAGATGGGTTCCCACGGGAACCATGATGGTGAGAGCCAGGAACAAGGCAACAAACACAGTACCCAACATAcatgttctttcttttcagaCGAAATTGCCTTCTTAGCTAAATTGGGGACTGATTATCTGGAACAGATCATGTCTTCCATTCTACTTGAGTTTGAAGATCTATCCTGGGACTATGTCCAAAGCATTGGGTTGTCCAATGACCAGATCCATCCAGTTGATGAGGTCTTGGATGAGGAAAATCTAGGAGTATCTCCTGGATTTGTTGCCAGTCTAGAAGTTCTGAGAGACAGAACCACCAAACTGATGCTACATCTTAATTCCAAAGATTTCCTTGATCTGTGGAGGAGTATAGCAGAGGGCCTCGACTATTTCATGTACAGCAGCATACGGTGGGGTGAAATAAAATTCTCTGACCAAGGAGTTATACGGCTTAGAGTCGATACAAGATCCCTTCTCCACATTTTTAGGCCCTTCTGTTTAAGACCTGAAGCATTTTTCCCGTTCATAAGTGATTCCCTGAAATTGTTAGACATGAGAAAGACTGATGCACAATACTTGTTGGAAGTGCTTAAGAATGCCAGGGAGAGCGACAGCTGCCTGAGGCAACAAGGATTGCAGCATGTAAATGGTAGCCAAGCTGTGAAAATATTAGGAAGCAAGAGGTCTGGTGGATAATCTTCTTACCGTAGAGGACCTGCTGAGACAATCAGAATATGGTTTTGCCTGCCATGCTGCTGAGGTGGGCTTCTCCATGTCACTGTGATGACGGCGCTGCTTATGGTCTCTGCCTGTCCTCCTTCCAGGAAGCATCTGCTCTGCCTTCTGAGAACTTTAGCAACGTGGTGACTGGTGACCAGCAGCAATTCCTGCTCGCAGAAAGAGATGAGAAATGAAGGCACAGCAATTGATAATACACCTGTTGGCACCCAGGCCAGGACAGGACAGCAAAACAGTTTGCGTTTCAAGATTGATAATATCTAGCGTTCGCAGCAGCTTCGCGTTGACACAAATTTTGGCATGAACTGTACTAAACTTTCAGACTTTCTTCAGGTTGGTGAGACATCAGAGCTACGAGTCTTGTACGACAAATTGGAGATGGCCACTCGCTAagtccgctgccgccgcaccCTGTTTATCCATGCTTTGACCGACTAGATCGTGATCAACCCAAATACATCATGATGCATACAAAGCTTCATTAGCAGATGTAGCAACCAAGTATTCAAGATTTGGTCTGCTTGAGATTCTCTGGTTAATCCATAGTCAATGCCACCGCCTTGCAGAATATGATTTATGTCGCCCAGCTCATGTATGTCGTGTTAATCCTGATCCGTACCATGGAAAACAGATTTATAATCTTGTTCTATACCTGGTCGCTAgttgcatgtatataaataaataaaaccgTCAGATCGCTCTCATTTGACTGCAATTATTTGACGCAGCGAAGATACGATGATCCGTGCGTACAGGACTTGCAGATGCCAATCTGTGAAACCCTTCAGCCATTCAGCACAAAAGAAGTCAATCCAGTTTggctaaaaaaatgtttttttaattaaaccaGTGGATCAGTGCCTGCCCATAATGTCCTAGGCTTGCTTCCATTACTCATACTTGGAGAAGAGACCTacctaaaagaaaatatcaattggAAACATGTGCTGATCAGGTCAAGAAAGATGAGCAGGAGCTCATATCAATGCACATGTACCTCTGACTATGAGATTGCAGAAATGCAGGTTTTTCGTTTTCGCGAACATAAGAATTAAGAATGCAGGTtattgataatatattttatcacttgTGAGATTAAAATGGCCTGAATTCTGTATTCTACGGTCAAAGCCCAACAATCTGCTGATGGGAGCAGTATCTATCAGTTTGAAACtgtcaaaactcaaaagcGATCCTCTCTGGAAGTCTGGATTAACTGAATGCAGGACACGGTCAACTTTTTTGCTACTTCCTCAGTATTAAAAAGACTATTTTTAACATACctcatatatatcatatatatatatatatatatataaagttacaAACAATGAATGCCCTTCGCATTTTTAATCCCAATGTATTtgtctcatattttttaaatctcaaTACTTTGTCCTCTAATTTATTAAACTTCAATGTAATaattgcttaaaaataaaatatttagaagaCAAACAGGAGGAGCCAAAAAATTGAAGACTTTTTTTCAAGGAGGTAACAGTTCATAGCTACAAGCAGGCAGATTTTCTACAATCTGAAAATGATGTGATATTAACGTTACTGACCTTTTCACACTAATGTTGATAGCTATCAGAGGAAACACTGTTCTGTTCTTGTCGTTTCTGATACAGTACTAGTTTAAGCTGTTACAAACAGAGTTACCTTTCTGTTTCTTCCAACACTTTACCCTGTCCTGCAGTtgacaaagcagcaattttGCCCCAGTAAGCTTATTTTACCGTGGCCTTTCCCTCCTCGACACTTTATCCTGCTAGCGAGCAGTGATGTATTCtctttatatttgtattttagtaGGTGATGCAGTTGACTTTTACttacacgtttgatcatttattttataaaaatattatgcaaGTATGTGAACATCTaagttataactaaaatatagttagtaataaatccaataaaaataaaataaatgataattaaattttttttaaaaataagataaatgatcaaacacatgataaaaaatcaagaatATTATCTATTCAAATACGGAGGAAGTATGCGATGCTAAGTAGCTGCAATCCTTTTCCCAGACCAATCCATTTCTGTCTGAAACCAAGGTAACCATCTTTTCTGCTGCAAACACATGCAACTTTCTTTTGCTCGAAAGGTTCAAAAGTTAGAGGCTGTGAAAGACTTGCACCTAACGCAGTTCCCTTTCTGAACCTTTTAAGGTTTAGTGGTGACTGCCTTGGCTACAGCAATTCAATTGGCGGTGTTTAACAGCGAAGGAAATATCTGTGTAAAGGTAATTAATGAATCAAACACTGTCCTTGACTGGCTAACGGTAGGAAGCCTCCAAGTAGGCATGTAGACATGTAGGTAGTCAGTCAACTGACAGCTTGAGAAAGTCATCTCTATCTTTCTCCCTTGAATTCTTTGAACACAATCTGATCATGAACCTGACTATAGATGCCTTCCTGTCCTTATATTCTTCCATGCCTCCTTCAGAGCCTAGGACTATACTCCATCCTGGAGTTCGCAGCAGCTGGTCATCTGGAGAGCAGGTGATCAAGCAAGAGGTAGCAACCAATGGGGAACTGCATGGGCGGCTCTTCCAAGTGCGCCAGTGCGTCGAATCCACTTGAATCAAGTAAGATATTATATGCATCATCTCTCTGTTCAATCGCTGTTTGATTAGCCAAGAAACAGGATGATGGAGAAGCTatcaaaagatatattttttttctaatattctTGTTCCAATTTCTGCTCTTGTCGGAGTTGCGATGCTGCTTCTTTCCGTTCGTTCTTCAAGATAGGAAATTACTAGCAATTAATTTAGCATCCATGCTGATTGATCATCGTCGGTGCAATCTGATTTCAATCCAGTGGTTACGAGAAACAGCACCTCGACGACGAAGACGGACAACACCTCGAGGGCATCGAAGAGCAGCTCGTCGGTGTTCTCGTCGGGGCAGTTCTCGCGAGCCTCCGACgagtcgtcggcggcggcgctgtccTCCCTCAAGTCGTTCAACATGAGCGACCtccgcgcggccaccaagAACTTCGGCTCCAACTCGTTCCTCGGCGAGGGCGGGTTCGGGTGCGTGTACAAGGGTTGGATCGACGAGCTGACCCTCGCCCCGACCAAGCCCGGCGTCGGCAAGATGGTGGCCATCAAGAAGCTCAAGAAGGAGAGCTTCCAGGGCCACAAGGAATGGCTGGTAATTAACCTACTACTTAATCAAACCCaccgattaattaattacagtaacatttgaagtaattactaattaatctgaTTGGTGGCAGGCAGAGGTTACCTACTTGGGGCAGCTGCACCATGAGAACCTGGTGAAGCTGGTCGGCTACTGCTCGGATTCCGACAGCAACAAGCTGCTGGTGTACGAGTACATGCTCAGAGGCAGTCTCGAGAACCACCTCTTCAGAAGTGAGCGCTCTACACTTCTACACTAGTGATCATCgaatcagctagctagctcatcaGCTGCTGCAATGGAGCTAGTAATGATGTGTAGACGATGATTGATTGGTTGGGCATGGGCATGCACATGATGCAGGAGGGACGCAGCCGCTGTCGTGGGCGATGCGGGTGAACATCGCGGTGGACGTGGCGAGGGGGCTGTCGTTCTTGCACGGGCTGGAGAACCCGATCATCTTCCGCGACCTCAAGTCGTCCaacgtcctcctcgccggcgactaCCGGGCGAAGCTGTCGGACTTCGGGCTGGCGCGCAACGGGCCCACCGGCGACAAGAGCCACGTGTCCACCCGCGTCGTCGGCACCCGGGGGTACGCCGCGCCGGAGTACGTCGCCacgggccacctgtcggtgaagAGCGACGTCTACAGCTTCGGCGTCGTGCTGCTGGAGCTGCTCACGGGGCGGCGGGCGCTGGACGCCGCCCGCGGCGCCACGGCGGAGATGCTCGTCGACTGGGCGAGGCCCCACCTCGGCGACCGCCGGAAGGTGAACCGCATCATGGACACGCGCCTCGGCGGGCAGTACCCCAAGAAGCAGGCGCAGGACATGGCCGCGCTCGCGCTCCGCTGCCTCCACCACGACCCCAAGCTCCGCCCCGCCATGCCCGACGAGGTCCTGCCGCATCTGCACCTACTGCAGCAGAACACCAAGCCATCATccttctcctcgtcggcgccggagccggcccGCCGATCGAGGCCATTCCAAGGGCTAGGGAGCTAGCTCGATTGTCTGTTCATTATCATGGTGtggtatatatgtgtgtctatACAGATAAAAGAATTCGATGAACATCCAGTTAGTAATTCAATACTAGGTAAGTAGGTTGATCATTTCATGTGTGAATTAAAACTGtgaattaatatatttctagCTCCAAATTAAAGTAGAATATAGCTTCAGGAATTCCATGCATTTGTGTGCATCAGTGTAGAGATCGATTGAGGATTCGTAATTTGTTTGGACAAGAACATAGCTCATGTTTTgctttcatttttgtttaccTCAAATGAAGGCTTTTGTTTGCTCATGCCCATTCGTTGAATTCAATTAATGCAGAGTTGCACACTAGTTCATACTTCATAGTACTCCATATGTACTGcctctccgttccaaaatatgcaaatattaaatttaattaaaagattttttaagtctctttattgatcaaattttaaactttaatttagtttttaaattacaTAGACTCCGAGTACTTAACTGGCTGTAAAATTATCGGCATACGATCAATCATAGAAATTACCCCGTCTTTGTCCCTAAAATTGGTCcttttttccaaaacaaagggagtaaatgtagaaatatttatattatggtctaaaattatattttagaaatatttatattaggGAACTTTGCGAAGTAGTAATTAGCAGCTTCAGTTGGTTCAGTCAAAGTTCCAGACGTGCACGCGATAGACAATTAGTAGCTTACATTCCTATATACACATTAGGCGTGTATTGTACATGTTTTCTGTCTGACTTTCACCGTGactaattttgcatttcagaAAGGGAAATGTTACGGTATCATTCACTACTAGCGGTAGCAGTGtagtaattttaaatttaactatgtatttttaataagtatattaaatattttatttgaaactttagttgtatatatttaccaattcatctattttagcATGATATATAACACacaaatttatatgttatatatttaagtttcagttttatccctataaaatttacactACACCTACTACCGGTGTagtataataaatcaaatcccTTAGAtctaaaacaacaaaagacTCATAATCATTCGagtttatgtttaaaaaatccttCAGAAAAGCAAGAGCTGATTAATTAACCCCACTAATGTATGTCTAACTTGCTAAACCGGTCATTTTCTTACATAGATAGTACTCCGAATTTCGTATCCACACACTTTGAGTCTTTTTTCCCTCAGCTTATGCTtgcaagtcaaaatttaaatttttaatattaaatttagagtatattttagggttttttatcatagttttttttaaaaaaatctcgttaagaatacatatataaaagatttagtTAGgctttttcctaaaaaagcTCGTACAATCACCCCCTTTACTTTTGAAAAGGTAGTGCTCACACTCTCTAATTTCAAAAGGTAGTATTCACACACAAACTTGGTGACATATTGACTGCACGCATCCATTTCATCACGACGACGGCCGTATGTTGACTAATATCACAATCGCTTCATGGTGCAATGACATAGCTTCCTTTTGGAGATGAAAAGAGGATTTCTTTTCCCTACACAATGACATAATGAAGGGGAAGACAGTTAATTTACATCAGGGAGACAGTGACTACTCATGATCATGGCATGACAGAAAGACGATGTTATTTGACCACAATTACAATAGACGTGGTAGCATGATCAACAAGTTTAGATCtgtaaatttttgggagagtttagatttaaattctttttaaaaaagtgttccaaaaaataataaaaattcaacATCTGCTCGATTCCTTTTCGCTCTCTGAATCGGAGCAAAATATCCAAAGTTGAGGCCCAATGTCAAAACCTGAATCGGTAGAGTTGAGCCCAGTAGGCCCACAGCATAGGTAGATTAGGCCCAGTAAGCCCACGAGAATCACTCCGTCACTATACATCCTCGCTTCCGGCGCCGTCGAGGCGCAGCGgcagtggtggcggcggcggcggtggccgaggCTTGAGAGAAGGTGGTGACAAGATGGGCAACTACTCCCGTCCGCCAT includes:
- the LOC102720163 gene encoding RINT1-like protein MAG2L; amino-acid sequence: MSPPPRRPRPAPPASLRSFLDAHFASPEDLASAPALAELLRRECVGLEASLGRLEAQLASASASWLARSAGARSSLRRIRSRGMGIEAEDGGEEALGSAELPALVQEIHRIDAIRHYAEAALQLEAFVGNLEDATFSIVRQASKLNLSSIFRPASNEMEWKQEKLLQAVAAMRDIEQELLRISTIRPQWTNLIMAVDSRVDRTLVILRPKALTDYRALLASLGWPPSLSSPDAEKDKYSQIPNPLVLMNEANKEKYSQSFLALCALQHAQANREARQYRTTGATPSLSDSKYSDKTAHFDNGLWAIDELVQPIASRLEYHFAKWSEQPEFIFALVYKIARDFMSGVDDILQPLIDQARLVGLSAKESWVTGMVKMLLGYLERQIFPVLVTSYQTTDDKLEVHSSWMHLNDLMITFDKRMQLLADSGIQKISSISEGLSRSLSVFSIYSDHSDWLHMWAGVELNSAQHKLKSEMEDETNWSYSIKELGHQDITSNFLLSTREDYKAPPVSEFVVKTASAMIERGHALPNRILRIQYHRSSSVQFLNGFFLLLRERCEALQLTNTALEDGSLQKASFAINAARYCEYVLREWDDEIVFLEMGSHGNHDGESQEQGNKHSTQHTCSFFSDEIAFLAKLGTDYLEQIMSSILLEFEDLSWDYVQSIGLSNDQIHPVDEVLDEENLGVSPGFVASLEVLRDRTTKLMLHLNSKDFLDLWRSIAEGLDYFMYSSIRWGEIKFSDQGVIRLRVDTRSLLHIFRPFCLRPEAFFPFISDSLKLLDMRKTDAQYLLEVLKNARESDSCLRQQGLQHVNGSQAVKILGSKRSGG
- the LOC102720443 gene encoding probable serine/threonine-protein kinase PBL2; the encoded protein is MGNCMGGSSKCASASNPLESMVTRNSTSTTKTDNTSRASKSSSSVFSSGQFSRASDESSAAALSSLKSFNMSDLRAATKNFGSNSFLGEGGFGCVYKGWIDELTLAPTKPGVGKMVAIKKLKKESFQGHKEWLAEVTYLGQLHHENLVKLVGYCSDSDSNKLLVYEYMLRGSLENHLFRRGTQPLSWAMRVNIAVDVARGLSFLHGLENPIIFRDLKSSNVLLAGDYRAKLSDFGLARNGPTGDKSHVSTRVVGTRGYAAPEYVATGHLSVKSDVYSFGVVLLELLTGRRALDAARGATAEMLVDWARPHLGDRRKVNRIMDTRLGGQYPKKQAQDMAALALRCLHHDPKLRPAMPDEVLPHLHLLQQNTKPSSFSSSAPEPARRSRPFQGLGS